One genomic segment of Salinigranum rubrum includes these proteins:
- a CDS encoding ABC1 kinase family protein codes for MSGYTEAGVDPPSGLRVTLRSYRRFVVVVWSFLPLVLAHARDRRRFLLFGSSRTVTEADRRRRAEYLLEALLDLGPTFIKIGQILSTRPDVLPPAYIDVLSRLQDRVPPDPWEEVRPVVETDLGPVNETFDEFDTDPISGASLGQVYTAVADGERVAVKVRRPGIVERVEADLRVVQTLLPLVLSVAPPGQAFTMENLADEFETTIREELDYEHEAEMLAAVGENFTDEPRVKIPRALPEYSTGRVLTMEFVDGVKIDDVEAIDAMGLDREALVRRLEETYIDMIIDHGLFQADPHPGNIAVQPDGTIVFYDFGVTGRLDAYTQEKLFDFYVAVANDDVERVIDTFIELGALDPSVDRGWMREVFELVFESLRGGGVEVYEVRQIVSEFQGTLYEFPLRLPQNLALIVRVSTVLEGVCRTLDDEFDFIAVVNDYVREQGRSEENVQALVDRFQGSLSEIVSGIVGAPVGIDEVLADVDRERVTVEVDLVERNEAIDHLASRVVWGLLFAAGALSTTVLLAFSDIVAAQATAAGTVAVGLFFVRAMRRRRRGLSVRPQFTRQSMRQRQGRGGE; via the coding sequence GTGTCAGGGTACACGGAGGCGGGCGTCGACCCACCGTCGGGACTCCGCGTGACGCTGCGTTCGTACCGGCGGTTCGTGGTCGTGGTGTGGTCGTTCCTCCCGCTCGTCCTCGCACACGCACGCGACAGGCGTCGGTTCCTCCTCTTCGGTTCGTCCCGTACCGTTACGGAGGCCGACCGACGGCGACGCGCCGAGTACCTCCTGGAGGCGCTGTTAGACCTCGGCCCGACGTTCATCAAGATCGGGCAGATCCTCTCGACCCGGCCGGACGTGCTCCCGCCGGCGTACATCGACGTGCTCTCTCGGCTGCAGGACCGCGTCCCGCCGGACCCCTGGGAGGAGGTACGTCCGGTCGTCGAGACCGACCTCGGCCCCGTGAACGAGACGTTCGACGAGTTCGACACCGACCCCATCAGCGGGGCGTCGCTCGGGCAGGTGTACACCGCCGTGGCTGACGGCGAACGGGTCGCGGTCAAAGTCCGCCGACCGGGCATCGTCGAGCGGGTCGAGGCGGACCTGCGCGTGGTGCAGACGCTCCTCCCGCTCGTCCTCAGCGTGGCGCCCCCGGGGCAGGCGTTCACGATGGAGAACCTCGCCGACGAGTTCGAGACGACGATCAGAGAGGAACTCGACTACGAACACGAGGCCGAGATGCTGGCGGCCGTCGGCGAGAACTTCACCGACGAGCCGAGAGTGAAAATCCCCCGTGCGCTCCCCGAGTACTCCACCGGTCGCGTGCTGACCATGGAGTTCGTCGACGGGGTAAAGATCGACGACGTCGAGGCCATCGACGCGATGGGGCTCGACCGGGAGGCGCTCGTCCGCCGCCTCGAAGAGACCTACATCGACATGATCATCGACCACGGCCTCTTCCAGGCGGACCCCCACCCCGGGAACATCGCCGTCCAGCCCGACGGCACCATCGTCTTCTACGACTTCGGGGTGACCGGCCGGCTCGACGCGTACACCCAGGAGAAACTGTTCGACTTCTACGTCGCCGTCGCGAACGACGACGTCGAGCGGGTCATCGACACGTTCATCGAACTCGGGGCGCTCGACCCGAGCGTCGACCGCGGGTGGATGCGCGAGGTGTTCGAACTCGTCTTCGAGAGCCTCCGAGGCGGCGGCGTCGAGGTGTACGAGGTCCGTCAGATCGTCTCGGAGTTCCAGGGAACCCTTTATGAGTTCCCGCTCCGACTCCCGCAGAACCTCGCGCTCATCGTCCGAGTTTCGACCGTTCTCGAAGGGGTGTGTCGCACCCTCGACGACGAGTTCGACTTCATCGCCGTCGTCAACGACTACGTCCGCGAACAGGGGAGGAGCGAGGAGAACGTCCAGGCCCTCGTCGACCGGTTCCAGGGGAGCCTGAGCGAAATCGTGAGCGGCATCGTCGGCGCTCCGGTCGGCATCGACGAGGTGCTCGCCGACGTCGACCGCGAACGCGTCACCGTCGAGGTGGACCTCGTCGAGCGCAACGAAGCGATCGACCACCTCGCGAGTCGGGTCGTCTGGGGGCTGCTCTTCGCCGCCGGCGCGCTCTCGACGACCGTCCTTCTCGCGTTCTCCGACATCGTCGCCGCCCAGGCGACCGCCGCCGGAACCGTCGCCGTCGGCCTCTTCTTCGTCCGGGCGATGCGCCGCCGACGGCGGGGGCTCAGCGTCAGGCCGCAGTTCACGCGACAGAGTATGCGTCAGCGGCAGGGCCGTGGCGGCGAGTAG